The Triticum aestivum cultivar Chinese Spring chromosome 6D, IWGSC CS RefSeq v2.1, whole genome shotgun sequence genomic sequence CTAAGTTCAATCTGACAAAACCCTAATGCAGTCTTACACATCAATCTGATGCAGAACCAGTGAAGAAAAGATCTACCACACAGGTAGAGGAACTTGACCTGGTGTTTGCTCCACCTGTAGAAGACCCACCCCTCGTGCTCATCCGTGCCAGAGCGGTAGAACTTGACCTGCTCGCCACAATCCGGGCACGGGATCAAAGGAACCACAACGGAGCGGCCACGTGGCCCAGATCGAACAGAGCTCGAAGATGACATGAGGAGAGAGGCGGTGGCAATGTCTGCGGCGATGGAGAGAGGGCGGCGGCAAtggctgtggcggcggcggcgagggcggcggcggagggaggcgggtGGGGTAGGGTTGGGAGAGGGCAGTGGGTGGCTCGATCCGACCAAGTGTGCGACCAGGTGGGGGGAGGAGATCTTTTGTTCTgccagttttgcaaaaaaaaacctgGTTGCCTGCGTATTCGAGCGAGCAAGCGCATGTGGCAGCCGTTGACTCGAGCCAGCTCAGCGCGTATGTATAGAAAATCGTATAATGGACCGTAGATGACCCCCTAGAGCAAGTTTGGTGACCGTATTGCGGGTATTTGTAACCACAGGGACTAAAGCTAACGCCAGTGCAAGTTTGGTGACCTATAGTGAATTTTTCTCCGCAGAAAATTGATTTTTACTCTAACCCGGTTTGTGCATGCTTGCTGCGACAAGGGTCTCGCGGCACATCTTTTTCTACGGATTTTTGCATAGTGGACAAACAAAAAAACAACGACgagaaaatgataaaaacaaacaaacaatATAATTGTGGGACTTTTATTTATCCGCTGATGTAGGATGATGTCATGTTAGATGTGAGATATCTCATATCTAGATGTGGTATAGTTACACCCTTTAGAAAATTATAAGTAAAACGCCTGTATCATTCCGTGCGTGTAGTATTATTGGGCGTAGGCTCTGTACGGCCATTGACCGAGCTCCCGACGCCACCGTGCGCGGTCGTAGAGCCGGCATGTGCTTCCTAGTCCTTCGGGGTGGTCAACTGACAAAGCTTTGCCACGTACTCCCATGTACAGCAAATTTGAACTAGACGGCAAGTATAGCAATGCACATCCAAGCAAGATAGGCTCTGCACGGGCCGCCGATCAGGTCAAAGCGGGCAGCGCCAAAACAAATTTGAACTAAGCCGGAAGCTGACGACACCATTTATTCAAAGGCAGGCTTAAGTTAAGAGTTCGCCGGCGTTGTTGTCGGTGTCCTTTCCACCTCCTATGGTATTGCCGGAGGACGACGATGATAAGTTTCGCCGCTACAACCAAGCCGGGTCCCTGAGGGGCGCGACGACGGCCTTGGTCTGGAGGTAGTTGCCGAGGCTGTAGGCGCCCTTCTCCCGCCCCACGCCGCTCATCTTGTACCCGCCGAAGGGGATGGCCGCGTCGAACACGTCGTAGCAGTTGACCCACACCGTCCCCACCCTCAGCGCCCGCGCCACCGCGTTCGCCGTGTCCAGGCTCCTCGTGAACACCCCCGCCGCCAGCCCGTACTGCGTCGCGTTCGCCCTCCTCACCACCTCCCCCACCTCCCTGCGCCAAAACCCCATCTCGCACCGTCAGTGAATGGTGGTCACAATGTTTGGTACTTCTACTTAGCAGCTAGCTGACGGTACCTGAACTTGAGGATGGACTGGATGGGCCCGAATATCTCCTCCTGAGCGATCTTCATCTCATCCTGCGAGAACGAAACGGACGCAGAATTGATCAGCACTGAAAGTAGTGGGATGTGTATGGTGAGAAGCGGTACATACATCTGAAAAAAGTTTGTTACCTCCACGTCTGCAAAGACGGTCGGCTGGATGTAGAAGCCCCTGCTGCCTACCCTCTCGCCGCCGGTCACGAGGGTGGCGCCGCTGTCGACGCCCGACTTGACGTAGCCCAGGATCTTCTTGAACTGCTGGCCATCGATCTGATCCAACAAAAGAGACGATTTCATCAGTGTCACGGCTTAGGATCGACACGTACGGCTGAGATGCGTGTATCGCTGAACGTATGGGTGTGTACGTAACGTACCTGAGGTCCCTGCTCAACACCTTTCTTGAAGGGGTCGCCGACCACACGCCTCTGGGCGCGAGCCTTGGACTTCTCCACGAACTCGTCGTAGACGCTCTCGTGGACGAACGTCCGAGACCCAGCGCAGCAGCATTGCCCCTGCCACGAATTGGGACAGAGATTTCAGAGCCCTGATGTATCAGCGTGCATCTCCCCGCAGTACTTGAGATGGACAGAGGACCTGGTTGAAGAAGAGCGCCCGGTGCGCGAGCTCGACGGCCTGGTCGACATCAGCGTCGTCCATGACGATGAACGGGGACTTGCCGCCGAGCTCCAGCGTCACCGGCTTCAAGTTGCTCCTCGCCGCCAGTTCAAGAATAATCTTGCCCGTGCCAGTCGATCCGGTGAACGCCAGCTATGAGCAAAATGCACATTAATGTCAGATCTTAAATCAATCACGAAGAGGCTCGTCGAGCCGTTCCAAGCGCAGGTTACATGTTCACCTTGTCGACGCCCATGTGGCTGCACAACGCGGCGCCGGCCGTGGGGCCGAAGCCGGGGACGACGTTGAGGACGCCGTCCGGGAGGCCGGCCTCGTGGAGGAGGCTGGCGACGTAGAGTGCGGAGAGCGGCGTCTGCTCGGCGGTCTTGAGCACGACGGCGTTGCCGCAGGCGAGCGCCGGGCCGACCTTCCAGGCGAACATGAGCAGCGGGAAGTTCCAGGGGATGATCTGGCCGGCGACGCCGATGGGCTCGCGCAGCACCTGCACGTGGTGCGGGCCGTCGGCCGGCACCACCATGCCGTGGATCTTGTCCGCCCACCCGGCGTAGTACCGCATGCAGCGCGCCGCCATCGGCACCTCCCCGCCGGCGGACTGCTCCAGCGGCTTCCCGCCGTCCCACGACTCCAGCGCCGCGATCTCGTCGTTGTGCCGCTCCATCAGGTCCGCGAACCGCAGCAGCACCCGGCACCGCTCCTGCATGCCCACACGCGTACCATCATTCCAAGACATGGGCTATCCTGCCTCTGTAGTTAAGGTACACCGGCCGTGGACAAACACGTACGTAGGCGGTCATCCTCGGCCAGGGGCCCTCGTCGAAGGCcctgcgggcggcggcgacagcgcggTCGATGTCCTCGGCGTCGCCCTCGGCCACGCGCGCGATGACCTCGCCGGTGCGGGGGTCCACCGTCGGGAACGTCCTTCCTGGAGAAAAACGGTGCACATTTTGGTGCGCTACGGGGAGGCAGCATATCTTCGTGGTGACTCGGTGCCGTTCATGCGATTCGAGTAATGCATGTACGTACCAGATGCTGCATCGACGAAGTTGCCGTTGATGAGGAGCTGCGTGTACTTCACCTCCACGGGGGGTTTGATCGGCTCCtcgtcggcggtggcggccggTGCGGTGCTGAACCTGTAAACGGCTCCGGGCAACGAGCGCCGTGCACTGTCTGTAGGCAGGCACACAACATGTTCAATGCAGCTGCGTGTGTGAGTGTATCACAAGTTGAAAATTGCAAAAGCAGGGTACTCAACAATAACGTTACTCGAGTAATTAACAAGTGTTCTAGTGAACCGTTTTTACTCCGTGCTCTACAAATTATCCTGGTGTTCTAGAAAGTTAACATACGCATTGGTGAATATCATTTTCTTTTAACTGTCACATGAGTACACTTCAACATAAGCAAAAAAAGCATCACCGAGAAGCTTGCTTGTCTGTTGGCGCACGGTGTGGGTGTGATCTTCTCACAGCATGGCATCGGAGTTGGAAACAAACAGAACGGAGAAAATGTACTGCGCGCCGCCCAACTACTTTTGGCTCGTCCTAGTTTTTCGATAAGGATTGGACAGAGAGGGACCTCATCTCCAGCCCCACTTTGGGAGGAAAGCTCCAGCTAGCCTTTGGTGCTATTGGTGACCTCATTGGTCACATTACAAGTAACAAAACAAAGCGAAACAGGAACATGGGTCATGATGTGGGGAAGAGAAGTGGAGAACGCCAAGGAACTTCATGAGCCAAAATGTGCAGAGATGGCCATGTGCAATCAGTTCCCGCAATCATCTTGGCTCAAAGATGAACCAATCGATTCCCGCGAATGATCGATGTGGcaccaaacaaaaaacaaaaagataaTCCTAAAGCGTCCGAGAACGCAGTTCTCTTGACGATTAGAGAACAGTACCAGCTACGTTATGGTTCAAGCATGTCTGGTTGATTCAGTATCATATCATGGAAAGTGAAGATGGAGCACCAACGGAGAAACAGAAATCAAGACCTAAAGCAAGAGGGTGCAGAAATCCAAGATCCAAGCAAGAGATCGTAGTCACCTGCTCTGAGAAGAGAATCGGCAGGAGGCctcgggaggaggaggccgcggcgTGAGAGGAAGGAGGAAGCGGCCCTCCTTGCGACCATGGCTAACCCTGTCACAGCGAGTGATCTACTGCACGGGAAGTGAGGAGCAATGGAGGAGCAGTCTATATTCTCCTTGCACTCTTGAGGCTAGTGGCAGTGGCCAGTGGGAGGGTAATGGCGATCTCCTTGCACGGTTGCACTTCTTGTGGGCATGTTCAAGAAGCAAGTGCACAAGTGCTCTTGCGCTTGCCCTGCGGCTTGGTGTGAGTGACTGATTGCAGTTGCTGGCGCAACAGACAAGGGAGGAGGTGAGAGCAAAAACGCAACACCTACTATATATGTTTTTTTTAACTCCaagcttagagcaactccaacgtgtaggacgtgtttggttgcctgcagcCATTGGACCAGGCTGTATGAGGAAAACGAGCCAGGCTGACCAGGGCCCGATTGCAGAAAAACAGTGCGAAAAAGGAAGTAgtcatgttgtttggttgcctgcatggtgGTTGGTGTTGTCTCACAACATGCACGATCGCACGTTTGATAGCGACGGCTTCCCCTATGCATTGTGAGAAGAACATGCAGTCTGGCACGGAAAAGGAGAGAATCTTTCTCATATCGTGGCTCATGCGAGCCTGCATGAGTGGAAACTGTCAATGCGGCCATTCCTCCTCAGCATGCCCCTAAAGTGCTTTAATCGTCCGATGCAGAAGATTGTTCGAGCCAAGTAACCAAACACCATGCGAATTAAAAGATTCCATCCATATGCAGTCTACCAACCACCATGCAgacaaccaaacacgcccctagcAAATTCGTCCGGTGCAGAGCTCGCTCCATGCCCAACCGCCAGCACGGGAGAGAAGTTTCAGTTTTTCCTCCGTGCGTCGCGGCCTGGTTTTGAAACCGCGTGTCCTCCCATGCACCACCGGCAACGGGCACCACACCATTAATGTCATGCCCGAGCCCCTGCATTCCTGTCGTGGCCTAATGGATGGTCGCCATGCCACATCATCTCCTAGCAGGCCGGAAGAAGCTGCGTGAGCACGTGAGAGGCATGCGCGTAGGTTGCCGCATCGTTTCACACCGGGAGATGCGCCCTATGATCTCCTGTCGCTGGCCGCCTGCCGGCTCCCCACTGCCTCCTTAATGGTGTTTGCGGCGGCCTGTAAAAGCCTGGCGCCCTACTCTCGCCTCAGTCCTGTCTCTTGCAGCACCATTCCCATCTCGTCCGCCTCCAATGTTGTTGGAATTATTGGGCTTCAGCCCATTTATTTTATCTAAGAATTCATAGAAAGATTGCAGAGGCCCATGTGGCTATTCATGAATGACAAGGGGGTGGAAAGTTTAGTCTCACCACACTAGTGGTGGATGTGTGAGGCCAACTTATAAGGTCAGTTGTTCCACATACCACTAAGAGCTTGATAAGAGAGCAATACATGTGTTCCTCCTTCGCCGCCTGCCTCGCACGCGCGTTGTGTTTCGTGATCAAGTCGAGCCGAGCCGTAGTAGGACCTATGAAATGAGTGTGTGTTGCGTTAAGTTTTGTCACACAAGAAAAAGAAGTCGAAATGTTTTGCTTCCAGTGGGTTTATCTTCCTCTCTCTAGTGGGCGGTCGTTTCTCTTCGATTGCCGAGGGGTAAGTTGCAACTCACATCGCCTATAACAGATCGCTCCTCTTTCAAGACGAGACACACTTCATCTCCTACGCGCCTGACTCATGGTTCCAAGCTTTGCGCAGCCTGCTACTTTCCCATCTCGCTTTTCGGTGTGCACTGCGGAGTAAGACAACAGGCCTATGAACCCCCACCTCTTGTGATCTGGTATGGGAGAGGGTGATCAGATTTTTGGGGAGCGCCCTTGCATGACTGTTGGATCTTTGTTCATCGTGGCTGCGAACGGCAACATCTCCGGCGACAAGTTCCCCAACAACGACTTCTTTCCTAACGTCATCCACCTCCTTGgcgacatgatgaacaacacacatgttgggaaacgttgcatggaaaacaaaaaaaatatctacgcacacgcaagatctatacatggagatgcatagcaacgagaggggaagagtgtgtctacgtaccctcgtagaccgtaagcggaagcgtttaataacgtaattgatgtagtcgaacttcttcgcgctctaaccgatcaagtaccaaatgtacggcacctccgcgttcagcacacgttcagctcggtgacgtcctccgccttcttgatccagcaagacggcgaggtagtggatgagttccgatagcacgatggtgtggtgacggtgacggtgatactatctccgcagggcttcgcctaagcactacaaaaatatgaccggaggtgtaaacggtggagggggcgctgcacacggctaagacaatgttgtgttgtgctaggcgcccccctcccacatatatataggtgggggagggaggagcatccaaggggcgccccaagtaggaggaatcctacttggggtctctcccaagccgcCCCCTTTCCTTTTTAGGTGAGCAGGGAAAGGCGGGAGAGGCAGGTGCCCCCCCCCTTTTCTTTCTCCCATGAGAAGGGGAAggcgggaggggctagccctcccctctttccttccctaggttcggccggccagggagaggggcgcaccagccccctgtgggctggtctgtcctcccttggcccattaggcccatacacctaccgggggtgaccggaacccctttcggtgacccgatgactacccggtgcacttcgaaactattccggtgtccgaataccatcgtcctacatatcaatctttacctcttgaccatttcaagactcctcgtcatgtccgtgatctcatccgggactctgaaatcggtcatcaaatcatataactcatataacactatatcgtcaacgaacgttaagcgtgtggaccctacgggttcgagaactatgtagacctgactgagacacctctccggtcaataaccaatagaggaacctggatgcccatattggttcctacatattctacgaagatctttatcggtcgaaccgttatgataacatatgtaattccctttgtccatcggtatgttacttgcccgagattcaatcgtcggtatcttcatacctagttcaatctcgttaccagcaagtctctttactcgttccgtaatacatcatctggtaactaaatccttagtcatttgcttgcaagcttatgatgtgtattaccgagagggcccagagatacctcttcgatactcggagtgacaaatcctgatctcgatatatgccaactcaacaaacacgttcggagatacctgtagagcatctttatgatcacccagttacgttgtgacgtttgatagcacacaaggtattcctccggtatcctggagttgtgtaatctcatagtcgaaggaatatgtatttgacatcaagaaagtgctagcaataaactgaacgatcaatatgctaagctaacggatgggtcttgtccatcacatcattctcctaatgatgtgatcccattatcaaatgacaacacatgtctatggttaggaaaccttaaccatctttgatcaacgagctagtctagtaaaggcttactagggacacggtatttgtttatgtatt encodes the following:
- the LOC123145386 gene encoding benzaldehyde dehydrogenase, mitochondrial: MVARRAASSFLSRRGLLLPRPPADSLLRADSARRSLPGAVYRFSTAPAATADEEPIKPPVEVKYTQLLINGNFVDAASGRTFPTVDPRTGEVIARVAEGDAEDIDRAVAAARRAFDEGPWPRMTAYERCRVLLRFADLMERHNDEIAALESWDGGKPLEQSAGGEVPMAARCMRYYAGWADKIHGMVVPADGPHHVQVLREPIGVAGQIIPWNFPLLMFAWKVGPALACGNAVVLKTAEQTPLSALYVASLLHEAGLPDGVLNVVPGFGPTAGAALCSHMGVDKLAFTGSTGTGKIILELAARSNLKPVTLELGGKSPFIVMDDADVDQAVELAHRALFFNQGQCCCAGSRTFVHESVYDEFVEKSKARAQRRVVGDPFKKGVEQGPQIDGQQFKKILGYVKSGVDSGATLVTGGERVGSRGFYIQPTVFADVEDEMKIAQEEIFGPIQSILKFREVGEVVRRANATQYGLAAGVFTRSLDTANAVARALRVGTVWVNCYDVFDAAIPFGGYKMSGVGREKGAYSLGNYLQTKAVVAPLRDPAWL